A genomic stretch from Pontivivens ytuae includes:
- the rplT gene encoding 50S ribosomal protein L20, translated as MSRVKSGKVTHARHRKVIKQAKGYYGARSTNFRTATQAVDKAQQYATRDRKARKRNFRALWIQRINAGVRAHDEAMTYSRFINGLSLAGIEVDRKVLADLAVHEPDAFNAIVDQAKAALPA; from the coding sequence ATGTCCCGAGTGAAATCCGGCAAGGTTACGCACGCCCGCCACCGCAAGGTCATCAAGCAGGCCAAAGGCTACTACGGCGCGCGCTCCACGAACTTCCGCACCGCGACGCAGGCCGTCGACAAGGCGCAGCAGTATGCGACCCGCGACCGGAAGGCGCGCAAGCGCAACTTCCGCGCCCTGTGGATCCAGCGCATCAACGCAGGCGTCCGCGCCCATGACGAAGCGATGACCTACAGCCGCTTCATCAACGGCCTGTCGCTCGCCGGCATCGAGGTGGACCGCAAGGTCCTCGCCGATCTCGCCGTGCACGAGCCCGATGCGTTCAACGCCATCGTGGACCAGGCAAAGGCCGCACTGCCCGCCTAA
- a CDS encoding N-formylglutamate amidohydrolase, translated as MSDRWMPQDCYETVKGAPGHRLVLTCDHGSNRVPEELGDIGLSADDMARHIAWDVGARGVTLGLARRLGGAAVLSTVSRIVIDPNRAENDPTLVRRIYDRSVVPGNRGVDAAERARRIAAYYAPYHAAVDAKVDAVLARGEVPSVVAIHSFTPQLAGRPPRPWEVGILWDGTDGRIAVPLMARLRAEGWCVGDNEPYPGTYGGDSQDRHAMQRGLPNVLIEVRNDLISDAAGQEAWAGHLAPHLAAILADPAVGRRFEAA; from the coding sequence ATGAGCGACCGCTGGATGCCGCAGGACTGCTACGAAACCGTGAAGGGCGCGCCGGGCCACCGGCTGGTGCTGACCTGCGACCACGGCTCCAACCGCGTGCCGGAGGAGCTGGGCGATATCGGGCTGAGTGCAGACGACATGGCGCGGCACATCGCGTGGGACGTCGGTGCGCGGGGCGTGACGCTGGGTCTCGCGCGGCGGCTCGGGGGCGCGGCGGTGCTCTCCACCGTGAGCCGGATCGTGATCGATCCGAACCGGGCGGAGAACGATCCCACGCTGGTGCGCCGGATCTACGACCGCAGCGTGGTGCCGGGCAATCGCGGTGTCGATGCGGCCGAGCGGGCCCGGCGGATCGCGGCCTACTACGCGCCCTATCATGCGGCGGTAGATGCGAAAGTCGACGCGGTGCTGGCGCGCGGCGAAGTACCCTCGGTCGTTGCCATCCACTCCTTCACCCCGCAGCTCGCCGGACGGCCGCCGCGGCCCTGGGAGGTCGGGATCCTCTGGGACGGTACCGACGGGCGGATCGCGGTGCCTTTGATGGCGCGCCTTCGGGCCGAGGGCTGGTGCGTGGGCGACAACGAGCCCTATCCGGGGACCTATGGCGGCGACAGCCAGGACCGGCACGCCATGCAGCGCGGCCTGCCCAACGTGCTGATCGAGGTGCGCAACGACCTCATTTCCGACGCGGCGGGGCAAGAGGCTTGGGCCGGGCACCTCGCGCCGCATCTGGCGGCGATCCTGGCGGATCCAGCCGTGGGGCGGCGCTTCGAGGCTGCGTAG
- the thiE gene encoding thiamine phosphate synthase — MIGPIYFVTDPSAPLTFAAQARAAARGGASTIQLREKTLPDAELIPLARGLKDLLAPRGIRLIVNDRIEVARAADADGLHIGQGDGDPREARAALGPGKLLGLSVENADQLAAIPEGAVDYLGVGPVRATATKPDHAPPIGFDGLARIVAATPLPCVAIGGVGPGDMAAVRASGAVGAAMVSAISRAPDPEAATRSLLAEWRAS; from the coding sequence ATGATCGGCCCGATCTACTTCGTCACCGATCCCAGCGCGCCGCTGACCTTCGCCGCGCAGGCCCGGGCGGCGGCCCGCGGCGGCGCCTCCACCATCCAGCTCCGCGAGAAGACGCTGCCGGATGCGGAGCTCATCCCGCTCGCCCGCGGGCTGAAAGATCTGCTCGCGCCCCGCGGCATCCGGCTGATCGTCAACGACCGGATAGAGGTTGCGCGCGCCGCCGATGCCGACGGCCTCCACATCGGGCAGGGCGACGGTGATCCACGGGAAGCGCGCGCGGCGCTTGGCCCGGGCAAGCTTCTGGGACTGTCCGTCGAGAATGCCGACCAACTCGCTGCCATCCCGGAAGGCGCCGTCGACTATCTCGGCGTCGGCCCGGTGCGCGCCACCGCGACCAAGCCGGACCACGCGCCGCCCATCGGCTTCGACGGGCTTGCGCGGATCGTCGCCGCGACGCCGCTGCCCTGCGTGGCGATCGGCGGTGTCGGCCCCGGTGACATGGCCGCGGTCCGGGCGAGCGGTGCTGTGGGGGCTGCCATGGTTTCCGCCATCTCCCGCGCGCCGGACCCTGAGGCCGCGACCCGCTCCCTGCTGGCCGAATGGAGGGCCTCATGA
- a CDS encoding 3-oxoacyl-ACP reductase codes for MTSTLQDQCVLVTGAGRGLGAAIAAAFVREGASVAINYRNSADAALALAGQLGARALPVQADVTDPDAVEAMIATVEERFGAPTTIIHNALADYSFNGDARTHLDTLAWEHIARQGETAVGGALNMIRVMRPRWEVAGGGRLITIGTNLVQNPVVPYHDYTAAKSALLALTRTAAKELGPLGVTVNMVSGGLLRTTDASAATPEEVFDIVAAQTPLGQVTTPAEMADAVLFFASPWSRAVTGQNLIVDGGLVFG; via the coding sequence ATGACGTCTACCTTGCAGGACCAGTGCGTCCTCGTGACCGGAGCCGGACGCGGCCTGGGTGCGGCCATCGCCGCCGCCTTCGTGCGGGAGGGCGCGAGCGTCGCGATCAACTACCGCAACAGCGCCGACGCAGCCCTCGCGCTTGCTGGCCAGCTCGGCGCGCGGGCGCTTCCCGTGCAGGCCGACGTCACCGATCCCGATGCCGTCGAGGCCATGATCGCCACGGTCGAGGAGCGGTTCGGTGCGCCCACCACGATCATCCATAACGCGCTCGCCGACTACAGCTTCAACGGCGACGCGCGCACCCATCTCGACACGCTGGCGTGGGAGCATATCGCCCGGCAGGGGGAGACGGCGGTGGGCGGCGCGCTCAACATGATCCGTGTCATGCGCCCGCGTTGGGAGGTCGCCGGGGGCGGGCGGCTGATCACCATCGGCACCAACCTCGTTCAGAACCCGGTCGTGCCTTACCATGACTATACGGCCGCGAAATCCGCGCTGCTGGCCCTCACCCGCACGGCGGCCAAGGAGCTCGGGCCCCTCGGCGTCACGGTCAACATGGTCTCCGGCGGGCTGCTGCGCACTACCGATGCGAGTGCAGCCACGCCCGAGGAGGTGTTCGACATCGTCGCCGCGCAGACGCCCCTCGGCCAGGTCACGACGCCCGCGGAGATGGCCGATGCCGTCCTCTTCTTCGCGAGCCCGTGGTCGCGGGCCGTCACCGGGCAGAACCTGATCGTCGACGGCGGTCTCGTCTTCGGCTAG
- the rpmI gene encoding 50S ribosomal protein L35: protein MPKMKTKSSAKKRFKMTASGRVKAAQAGKRHGMIKRTNKFIRDARGTTVLSKPDEGIVKKYMPYNR, encoded by the coding sequence ATGCCCAAGATGAAGACGAAGTCGAGCGCCAAGAAGCGCTTCAAGATGACCGCCTCCGGCCGCGTGAAGGCTGCGCAGGCCGGCAAGCGCCACGGCATGATCAAGCGGACCAACAAGTTCATCCGCGACGCCCGCGGCACGACCGTCCTGTCGAAGCCCGACGAGGGCATCGTCAAGAAATACATGCCGTACAACCGCTGA
- a CDS encoding Hint domain-containing protein, with product MARISELHYSNAFARSTGIDEFLEVSLSQAEEANEDDFVVGFYQADGSFGIEISLTDAGVRKSFDADAKEWVYVISADTFPILLTDPDGGGSTNYEAYALVDSSTSTVIDFYDIGGGTQNITASGGPADGATSTNLPVPTDPNSATYSIQFNQPNPGTQSNEPISEGASGSVCFAAGTRIETPHGPRPIEDLRPGDLVLTLDAGPQAVVWAGCTRMVASGRTRPVRIAPGVLGNTSALVVSPQHRLLLRGPRAMLLFGTAELLVPARALVDGRAARRIAAGPVDYHHILLEQHHVVRANGVAAETFLPGRTGLDVMDAALRETLLAIRPDLRAMPESYGPAARPLLQPREYRLLAA from the coding sequence ATGGCGCGCATCAGCGAGTTGCACTATTCGAACGCCTTCGCGCGTTCCACCGGGATCGATGAATTCCTCGAGGTCTCCCTCTCCCAGGCGGAGGAGGCGAACGAGGACGATTTCGTCGTGGGCTTCTACCAGGCCGATGGCAGCTTCGGCATCGAGATCTCGCTAACCGACGCGGGCGTGCGCAAGAGCTTCGACGCGGATGCGAAGGAGTGGGTCTACGTCATCTCCGCCGACACCTTCCCGATCCTGCTGACCGATCCCGACGGGGGCGGGTCGACGAATTACGAGGCCTATGCGCTGGTCGACAGCTCGACCTCCACCGTCATCGACTTCTACGACATCGGCGGCGGGACGCAGAACATCACGGCGTCGGGCGGCCCGGCGGACGGGGCGACCTCCACCAACCTGCCGGTCCCGACCGATCCAAACAGCGCCACCTACTCGATCCAGTTCAACCAGCCCAACCCCGGCACCCAGAGCAACGAGCCGATCTCGGAAGGGGCGTCCGGCTCGGTCTGCTTCGCCGCCGGAACGCGGATCGAGACGCCGCACGGGCCGCGACCGATCGAGGATCTGCGGCCCGGCGATCTCGTCCTCACCCTCGATGCCGGTCCGCAAGCGGTGGTCTGGGCCGGGTGCACCCGCATGGTCGCCAGCGGCCGCACGCGCCCCGTGCGCATCGCGCCGGGGGTGCTGGGCAACACCTCCGCCCTCGTCGTCTCACCCCAGCATCGCCTGCTGCTGCGCGGCCCGCGGGCCATGCTGCTGTTCGGCACGGCGGAGCTGCTGGTGCCTGCCCGCGCGCTGGTCGACGGCCGGGCCGCGCGCCGGATCGCGGCAGGTCCCGTCGACTACCACCACATCCTGCTCGAACAGCACCACGTGGTCCGCGCGAACGGCGTGGCCGCGGAGACCTTCCTACCCGGCCGCACCGGTCTCGACGTGATGGACGCCGCCTTGCGCGAGACGCTACTCGCCATCCGCCCCGACCTGCGCGCTATGCCCGAGAGCTACGGCCCCGCCGCGCGGCCGCTGCTGCAACCGCGCGAATACCGCCTGCTCGCGGCTTAA
- the thiD gene encoding bifunctional hydroxymethylpyrimidine kinase/phosphomethylpyrimidine kinase, protein MIPNILSIAGSDPSGGAGIQADIKAISANGGYAMAALTALTAQNTRGVAAAEMIAPDFVARQIETVREDIRVDAVKTGMLGTADIIRAVAGALADLKAPIVVDPVMVAKGGHRLLAPEAVGALRDDLLPIATVLTPNLPEAADLLDTAEAATPAEMEAQARALLSLGPDAVLLKGGHLAGGESPDLLAMSDALTWLEGERHATANTHGTGCTLSAALAALLARGLPLPNAAAAAKRYVASAIAASDRLDVGGGHGPVHHFHAFEKGQTE, encoded by the coding sequence ATGATCCCCAACATCCTGTCCATCGCGGGCTCCGACCCCTCAGGCGGCGCCGGCATCCAGGCCGATATCAAGGCGATCAGTGCGAATGGCGGCTATGCGATGGCGGCACTCACGGCGCTGACCGCGCAGAACACCCGCGGCGTGGCGGCGGCAGAGATGATCGCCCCCGATTTCGTGGCCCGTCAGATCGAGACGGTGCGCGAGGACATCCGCGTCGATGCGGTGAAGACCGGGATGCTCGGCACCGCCGACATCATCCGGGCCGTCGCCGGGGCGCTCGCCGACCTCAAGGCACCTATCGTTGTTGATCCGGTAATGGTCGCGAAAGGCGGCCACCGCCTGCTCGCGCCCGAGGCGGTCGGCGCCCTGCGCGACGACCTGCTGCCCATCGCCACCGTGCTGACCCCGAACCTGCCCGAGGCCGCCGACCTGCTCGATACCGCGGAGGCCGCCACTCCGGCGGAGATGGAGGCGCAGGCCCGCGCGCTCCTCTCCCTCGGCCCCGATGCGGTGTTGCTGAAGGGCGGGCATCTCGCCGGGGGCGAAAGTCCCGATCTCCTGGCCATGTCCGACGCGCTCACCTGGCTGGAGGGGGAGCGCCACGCGACCGCAAACACTCACGGCACCGGCTGCACGCTGTCGGCGGCGCTGGCCGCGCTGCTCGCCCGGGGTCTGCCGCTGCCCAACGCGGCCGCCGCTGCCAAGCGCTATGTTGCATCCGCCATCGCCGCCTCCGACCGGCTCGATGTCGGCGGCGGCCACGGGCCTGTCCACCATTTCCACGCCTTCGAGAAGGGACAAACCGAATGA
- a CDS encoding ArsR/SmtB family transcription factor — protein sequence MSHDPAAAAALAPLFGALGDPTRLAIVARLGGGADLSITALARGTDMTRQAVTKHLRVLEDAAIIGRRKAGREVRYSLRPDRLTEAQRFLDAVGAEWDAALVRLADHVEGG from the coding sequence ATGTCACATGATCCCGCTGCCGCCGCCGCGCTCGCACCGCTCTTCGGGGCACTTGGCGATCCCACACGGCTTGCCATCGTGGCGCGGCTCGGCGGCGGCGCGGACCTGTCGATCACGGCACTGGCGCGGGGCACGGACATGACCCGGCAGGCGGTAACCAAGCATCTGCGAGTGCTGGAGGATGCCGCCATCATCGGGCGGCGCAAGGCGGGGCGGGAGGTGCGCTATTCGCTGCGCCCCGACCGTCTGACCGAGGCGCAGCGCTTTCTCGACGCCGTGGGCGCGGAATGGGACGCAGCGCTGGTGCGCCTCGCCGATCACGTCGAGGGCGGCTAG
- the pyk gene encoding pyruvate kinase, with product MKRDRRVKIVATLGPASSSRTMIKSLFEAGADVFRLNMSHGSHEEIAERHQLIREIEHETQRPICVLADLQGPKLRCGVFKDGPIELEEGQSFRFDLDDKPGDATRVQLPHKEIFEALEPGSTLLVNDGKIRLKVEACDKESADCIVEVAGEISNRKGVNVPDVVLPLAALSEKDKKDLEFVCELGVDWLALSFVQRAADVEEARTLAKGRAALIAKIEKPAAVRAFDEILEATDGVMVARGDLGVELPVQAVPPIQKKLIRKCRDVGKPVIVATQMMESMISAPVPTRAEVSDVAHAIYEGADAVMLSAESAAGDYPVEAVQTMNDVAVEVEQDAVYRQIIEASRTRTHRGQADAITTAAREVAETIEVKAICTFTHSGTTAILASREKPRVPVLALTPMISTARRLSLVWGLHCVITPEVNRFKLAVVAAVRAAVQQGFAEETDKIIVTAGVPFNMPGTTNILRVAPCREKDIYEGEQG from the coding sequence ATGAAACGCGACCGTCGCGTCAAGATCGTGGCCACGCTCGGCCCCGCCTCCTCCTCCCGCACCATGATCAAGTCGCTCTTCGAGGCCGGCGCCGACGTGTTCCGCCTCAATATGAGCCACGGCAGCCATGAGGAGATCGCGGAGCGTCACCAGCTCATCCGCGAGATCGAGCACGAGACGCAGCGCCCGATCTGCGTCCTCGCCGACCTGCAGGGCCCCAAGCTGCGCTGCGGCGTCTTCAAGGACGGCCCGATCGAGCTGGAGGAGGGGCAGAGCTTCCGCTTCGACCTCGACGACAAACCGGGCGATGCGACCCGCGTCCAGCTTCCGCACAAGGAGATCTTCGAGGCGCTGGAGCCCGGCTCCACCCTCCTCGTCAACGACGGCAAGATCCGGCTGAAGGTCGAGGCCTGCGACAAGGAAAGTGCCGACTGCATCGTCGAGGTCGCGGGCGAGATCTCCAACCGCAAGGGCGTGAACGTGCCCGATGTGGTCCTGCCGCTCGCTGCCCTCAGCGAGAAGGACAAGAAGGACCTGGAGTTCGTCTGCGAGCTCGGCGTCGACTGGCTGGCGCTCTCCTTCGTCCAGCGCGCCGCCGACGTGGAGGAGGCCCGCACGCTCGCCAAGGGCCGCGCCGCCCTGATCGCGAAGATCGAGAAGCCTGCCGCCGTCCGCGCCTTCGACGAGATCCTGGAGGCGACCGACGGTGTCATGGTCGCCCGGGGCGATCTCGGTGTGGAGCTCCCGGTGCAAGCCGTCCCCCCGATCCAGAAGAAGCTGATCCGCAAGTGCCGCGACGTGGGCAAGCCCGTGATCGTTGCCACCCAGATGATGGAGAGCATGATCTCCGCTCCCGTGCCGACGCGGGCCGAGGTCTCAGACGTCGCCCACGCGATCTACGAGGGCGCGGACGCGGTGATGCTCTCGGCGGAGTCCGCCGCCGGCGACTACCCGGTCGAGGCCGTGCAGACCATGAACGACGTCGCGGTGGAGGTCGAGCAGGATGCCGTCTACCGCCAGATCATTGAGGCGAGCCGCACCCGCACCCATCGCGGCCAGGCCGACGCGATCACCACCGCCGCGCGCGAGGTGGCCGAGACGATCGAGGTGAAGGCGATCTGCACGTTCACCCATTCCGGCACCACGGCGATCCTCGCCAGCCGCGAGAAGCCGCGCGTGCCGGTTCTGGCGCTGACCCCGATGATCTCCACCGCGCGGCGGCTCTCGCTCGTCTGGGGCCTGCACTGCGTCATCACGCCGGAGGTCAACCGATTCAAGCTCGCCGTCGTCGCCGCGGTGCGCGCCGCGGTGCAGCAGGGCTTCGCCGAGGAAACGGACAAGATCATCGTGACCGCGGGCGTGCCCTTCAACATGCCGGGTACCACCAACATCCTGCGCGTCGCACCCTGCCGGGAGAAGGACATCTACGAGGGCGAACAGGGGTGA
- a CDS encoding SRPBCC family protein: MTDLADTIERELRIAAPVDKVWTALTDYKEFGAWFRCDLDGPFVPGEVTRGVMRYDGTPGKAIYMRTEELEAPRRFSFTWPLDEDLPFEDAHADGRTTKVTFELEPDGDATVLRLVEIGFESLPEGTRLPHFRRNQKGWTAQMENLTAHVT; encoded by the coding sequence ATGACCGACCTGGCTGACACGATCGAGCGTGAGCTGCGCATCGCCGCCCCGGTGGACAAGGTCTGGACCGCCCTGACCGACTACAAGGAGTTCGGCGCCTGGTTCCGCTGCGACCTCGACGGGCCTTTCGTGCCCGGTGAGGTGACGCGCGGCGTGATGCGCTACGACGGAACGCCCGGCAAGGCGATCTACATGCGGACCGAGGAGCTGGAGGCACCGCGCCGCTTCAGCTTCACTTGGCCGCTGGACGAGGATCTGCCCTTCGAGGATGCCCATGCCGACGGGCGCACGACGAAGGTGACGTTCGAGCTGGAGCCCGATGGCGATGCGACCGTGCTGCGGCTGGTGGAGATCGGCTTCGAGAGCCTGCCAGAGGGCACGCGCCTGCCGCATTTCCGGCGCAACCAGAAGGGCTGGACCGCACAGATGGAGAACCTGACCGCCCATGTCACATGA
- the thiM gene encoding hydroxyethylthiazole kinase translates to MEHPGQYLATMRDAAPLVHNITNFVAMNVMANVLIAAGASPAMVHARAEVAEFAGIAAALTVNIGTADPEWAQGMEEAAAVMTSAGRPWVLDPVGVGATRFRQELCARLIEARPTVVRGNASEILALAGTAAKARGVDAGDSVAAAEDAARALATRTGGVVAVTGAEDFVTDGTSGLRVGNGHALMTRVTALGCSLTGVVGAFCAGQPPLEATAAALAYYGIAGERAAAQAAGPGSFQVAFLDALHAVTPAEVNASARIVPV, encoded by the coding sequence ATGGAACATCCCGGACAGTACCTCGCGACGATGCGGGACGCCGCACCGCTGGTCCACAACATCACCAACTTCGTTGCCATGAACGTGATGGCCAATGTGCTGATCGCCGCCGGCGCTTCGCCCGCCATGGTCCATGCCCGTGCCGAGGTGGCGGAGTTCGCCGGGATCGCCGCAGCACTCACCGTCAACATCGGCACAGCGGACCCCGAATGGGCGCAAGGGATGGAGGAGGCGGCCGCCGTGATGACCTCCGCTGGCCGTCCCTGGGTGCTCGACCCGGTCGGCGTCGGCGCCACCCGCTTCCGGCAGGAGCTCTGCGCCCGCCTGATCGAAGCGCGGCCCACGGTGGTGCGCGGCAACGCCTCCGAAATCCTGGCCCTCGCCGGAACCGCCGCAAAGGCCCGCGGCGTCGATGCGGGCGATAGCGTCGCGGCGGCGGAGGATGCCGCCCGCGCCCTTGCCACCCGCACGGGCGGCGTCGTCGCGGTAACCGGGGCCGAGGACTTCGTGACCGACGGCACAAGCGGCCTGCGCGTCGGCAACGGGCACGCGCTGATGACCAGGGTCACCGCCCTCGGCTGCTCCCTGACCGGCGTGGTCGGCGCGTTCTGTGCCGGGCAGCCGCCGCTTGAGGCCACCGCCGCGGCGCTCGCCTACTACGGTATCGCGGGCGAGCGCGCCGCGGCGCAGGCGGCGGGTCCCGGCAGCTTCCAGGTCGCCTTTCTCGACGCGCTCCACGCCGTGACCCCGGCGGAGGTGAACGCAAGCGCGCGGATCGTTCCGGTATGA